Proteins found in one Melospiza melodia melodia isolate bMelMel2 chromosome 13, bMelMel2.pri, whole genome shotgun sequence genomic segment:
- the CMTR2 gene encoding cap-specific mRNA (nucleoside-2'-O-)-methyltransferase 2, translating into MDKCKQPNVNQKINLEKFSPEILSEIEKLFEKKFTYTKPVNDEWKLPDPSNAFTCDHVEFHSLQALKDSMNEVKNQLSDKNLEDWHQHTSFTNKAGKIISHVKKSVNAELCTQAWCKFHEILCSFALLPEEALQDGELNSVHLCEAPGAFIASLNHFLKSHHVPCHWNWVANTLNPYHEANDILMMIMDDRLIANTLPWWYFGPDNTGDVMTLRHLTGLQSFVSNMATVHLVTADGSFDCQGNPGEQEALVSPLHYCETVTALMILGTGGSFVLKMFTLFEHCSINLLFLLNCSFEEVHVFKPATSKAGNSEAYVVCLRYMGRESLHLLLPKMTQNFGTEMLNKALFSQHTLPESFLKTHEECCMFFYKCQVETISENIRLFERMEEAEQVKLNKLRDCAVEFFMQKFHLKPIGRNNWLVKKSQAGCSMNAKWFGQRNKYFSTYNERKMMETLTWNDKVAKGYLNHWAEEHSLNNAGNMCVLEGSFSNLECSFWYILEGRRLPRVKCSPFCDVQVLENLNEAVKELGGGRLKSRSMLQPCHSCEFLPGELILAKVSDLARCHQEGLNESCSDQFKCLVVGFPTLCDTDSQPSMEIKPMDAATLLTFSFSLLYDGEPKYQQQLLECVLHSLAQLAAGDALVLPVLSCLTRFTAGLVFVLHRCFRSVAFACPTSREPLRSGAALLCVGFRGLPAPVAEFLQHLNALVSSLLDTDSPQQVLQFVPMEILLQGKLLEFLWDLNTAIAKRQLHLIVQAQQQRMTSDIPL; encoded by the coding sequence ATGGATAAATGTAAGCAGCCTAATGTTAACCAGAAGATCAACCTTGAAAAATTCAGTCCTGAAATTCTTTCTGAAATTGAGAAGCTCTTTGAGAAGAAGTTTACTTACACTAAGCCAGTGAACGATGAATGGAAGCTGCCAGATCCCAGCAATGCTTTTACATGTGATCATGTGGAATTTCACTCACTCCAGGCTCTGAAGGACTCAATGAATGAAGTGAAGAACCAGCTGAGTGATAAGAACCTGGAGGATTGGCATCAGCACACCTCATTTACCAATAAGGCAGGGAAAATAATATCTCATGTTAAGAAATCTGTGAATGCTGAGCTCTGTACCCAGGCATGGTGCAAATTTCATGAGATCCTGTGCAGTTTTGCTCTTCTCCCAGAAGAAGCTCTTCAAGATGGAGAACTGAATTCTGTGCACCTCTGTGAAGCGCCTGGAGCTTTTATAGCCAGCCTTAACCACTTCTTGAAGTCCCACCATGTCCCTTGCCACTGGAATTGGGTAGCTAATACCCTAAACCCTTATCATGAAGCCAATGACATCCTTATGATGATCATGGACGACCGTCTGATAGCGAACACGTTACCTTGGTGGTACTTTGGCCCAGATAACACTGGGGATGTCATGACATTAAGACATCTAACAGGACTTCAGAGCTTTGTGAGCAATATGGCCACAGTCCACTTGGTAACTGCTGATGGCAGCTTTGATTGCCAGGGGAATCCAGGTGAGCAGGAAGCTCTTGTCTCACCTCTTCATTACTGTGAAACAGTCACTGCTTTAATGATCCTGGGCACTGGAGGATCCTTTGTTTTGAAGATGTTCACTCTGTTTGAGCATTGTTCTATCAACCTGCTCTTTCTGCTGAACTGCTCTTTTGAGGAGGTCCATGTCTTTAAACCAGCCACCAGCAAAGCTGGGAACTCAGAGGCCTATGTGGTTTGCCTTCGCTATATGGGCAGAGAAAGCCTTCATCTGCTTCTTCCTAAAATGACACAGAACTTTGGAACAGAAATGCTCAACAAAGCTCTCTTCTCCCAGCATACACTTCCTGAATCATTCCTTAAAACACATGAGGAGTGTTGCATGTTCTTCTACAAGTGCCAGGTGGAGACTATCTCTGAGAATATCCGTCTTTTTGAGCGCATGGAAGAAGCAGAGCAGGTGAAACTGAACAAGTTAAGAGACTGTGCAGTAGAGTTCTTCATGCAAAAGTTCCACCTGAAACCCATTGGCAGAAATAACTGGCTTGTCAAGAAATCCCAGGCTGGTTGCAGCATGAATGCAAAATGGTTTGGGCAAAGAAACAAATACTTTAGTACATACAATGAAAGGAAGATGATGGAAACCCTGACATGGAATGATAAAGTGGCAAAGGGCTATTTGAATCACTGGGCTGAGGAACATAGTTTAAATAATGCTGGGAACATGTGTGTTCTGGAAGGATCATTTTCTAACCTTGAATGTAGCTTTTGGTACATTTTGGAAGGAAGAAGATTGCCCAGAGTAAAGTGTTCTCCATTTTGTGATGTTCAGGTCTTAGAAAATCTTAATGAAGCTGTGAAGGAGTTGGGTGGGGGGAGGCTGAAAAGCAGATCAATGCTGCAGCCTTGTCACTCTTGTGAATTTCTTCCTGGGGAACTCATACTGGCAAAAGTTTCTGATCTTGCCAGGTGCCATCAGGAAGGCCTAAATGAAAGTTGTAGCGACCAATTCAAGTGCCTTGTGGTGGGCTTTCCCACCCTGTGTGACACAGACAGCCAGCCCAGCATGGAAATAAAGCCCATGGACGCAGCCACGCTGCTGACTTTCAGCTTCTCTTTGCTGTACGATGGAGAACCAAAGTACCAGCAGCAGCTGTTGGAGTGTGTTCTGCATTCCTTGGCgcagctggcagcaggagatGCCTTGGTTTTGCCTGTTCTCTCCTGCCTGACACGTTTCACAGCTGGCCTGGTGTTCGTCCTGCACCGCTGTTTCCGGAGCGTGGCGTTCGCGTGCCCGACCTCGCGGGAGCCCCTGCGCAGCGGCGCCGCTCTGCTCTGCGTGGGCTTCCGAGGCCTCCCCGCGCCCGTGGCCGAGTTCCTGCAGCACCTGAACGCTCTCGTCAGCTCCCTGCTGGACACAGACTCTCCCCAGCAGGTTCTGCAGTTCGTGCCCATGGAGATTCTCCTCCAGGGCAAGCTGTTGGAGTTTCTGTGGGATTTAAACACGGCCATTGCAAAGAGACAGCTCCACCTGATTGTGCAAGCTCAGCAGCAGCGAATGACTAGTGACATTCCACTTTAA
- the PNP gene encoding purine nucleoside phosphorylase isoform X2, whose translation MSDVASCSYEACQEAAEWLRARAARRPRVAIVCGSGLAALADVLDSRTVFLYEDIPHFPRSSVSGHVGRLVFGELNGQPCVCMQGRFHSYEGYSLSTVTFPIRVFFLLGVEILIVTNAAGGLNPHFQVGDIMFIRDHISLFGLGGQNPLRGPNDERFGVRFPCMSDAYEPDLLSLAMESAQELGLLSFTREGVYCLQAGPSYETVAECRLLQALGADAVGMSTVPEVIVARHCGLRVLGISLITNKAVMSYSSQEKANHEEVLRISVLRAEALQKLISHLLGKLGESSDSL comes from the exons ATGTCTGATGTAGCCAGTTG CAGCTATGAGGCGTgccaggaggcagcagagtggcTGCGTGCCCGCGCTGCCCGGCGGCCCAGGGTCGCCATCGTCTGCGGCTCCgggctggcagctctggctgatgtgCTGGACAGCAGGACAGTCTTCCTGTACGAGGACATCCCCCACTTCCCAAGGAGCTCAG TGTCAGGGCACGTTGGCAGATTGGTGTTTGGGGAGCTGAATGGACAGCCCTGCGTGTGCATGCAGGGACGATTCCACTCCTATGAAGGCTACTCTCTCAGCACG GTCACCTTTCCCATCAGGGTGTTCTTTCTCCTGGGGGTGGAGATCTTGATTGTCACTAATGCTGCTGGAGGACTGAATCCCCACTTCCAAGTGGGGGACATCATGTTCATAAGGGATCACATCAGCTTGTTTGGCCTGGGAGGGCAGAATCCCCTGCGTGGACCAAACGATGAGAG GTTTGGAGTGAGGTTTCCCTGCATGTCAGACGCTTATGAACCAGATCTGCTCAGCCTGGCCATGGAGAGTgcccaggagctggggctgctgagcttCACCAGGGAAGGAGTGTACTGCCTGCAGGCTGGGCCCAGCTACGAGACCGTCGCCGAGTGCCGCCTGCTGCAGGCGCTGGGAGCTGACGCTGTGG GCATGAGCACTGTCCCAGAGGTAATTGTAGCCAGGCATTGTGGCCTCCGAGTCCTTGGGATCTCCCTCATCACCAACAAAGCGGTGATGAGCTACAGCAGCCAGGAGAAAGCCAACCACGAGGAGGTGCTGCGCATCTCGGTGCTCCGCgctgaagccctgcagaaacTGATCTCACACCTCCTTGGCAAGCTGGGGGAAAGCTCAGACTCTCTATGA
- the PNP gene encoding purine nucleoside phosphorylase isoform X1, which translates to MAYAEEDRSSYEACQEAAEWLRARAARRPRVAIVCGSGLAALADVLDSRTVFLYEDIPHFPRSSVSGHVGRLVFGELNGQPCVCMQGRFHSYEGYSLSTVTFPIRVFFLLGVEILIVTNAAGGLNPHFQVGDIMFIRDHISLFGLGGQNPLRGPNDERFGVRFPCMSDAYEPDLLSLAMESAQELGLLSFTREGVYCLQAGPSYETVAECRLLQALGADAVGMSTVPEVIVARHCGLRVLGISLITNKAVMSYSSQEKANHEEVLRISVLRAEALQKLISHLLGKLGESSDSL; encoded by the exons atggcCTATGCTGAGGAAGACAG AAGCAGCTATGAGGCGTgccaggaggcagcagagtggcTGCGTGCCCGCGCTGCCCGGCGGCCCAGGGTCGCCATCGTCTGCGGCTCCgggctggcagctctggctgatgtgCTGGACAGCAGGACAGTCTTCCTGTACGAGGACATCCCCCACTTCCCAAGGAGCTCAG TGTCAGGGCACGTTGGCAGATTGGTGTTTGGGGAGCTGAATGGACAGCCCTGCGTGTGCATGCAGGGACGATTCCACTCCTATGAAGGCTACTCTCTCAGCACG GTCACCTTTCCCATCAGGGTGTTCTTTCTCCTGGGGGTGGAGATCTTGATTGTCACTAATGCTGCTGGAGGACTGAATCCCCACTTCCAAGTGGGGGACATCATGTTCATAAGGGATCACATCAGCTTGTTTGGCCTGGGAGGGCAGAATCCCCTGCGTGGACCAAACGATGAGAG GTTTGGAGTGAGGTTTCCCTGCATGTCAGACGCTTATGAACCAGATCTGCTCAGCCTGGCCATGGAGAGTgcccaggagctggggctgctgagcttCACCAGGGAAGGAGTGTACTGCCTGCAGGCTGGGCCCAGCTACGAGACCGTCGCCGAGTGCCGCCTGCTGCAGGCGCTGGGAGCTGACGCTGTGG GCATGAGCACTGTCCCAGAGGTAATTGTAGCCAGGCATTGTGGCCTCCGAGTCCTTGGGATCTCCCTCATCACCAACAAAGCGGTGATGAGCTACAGCAGCCAGGAGAAAGCCAACCACGAGGAGGTGCTGCGCATCTCGGTGCTCCGCgctgaagccctgcagaaacTGATCTCACACCTCCTTGGCAAGCTGGGGGAAAGCTCAGACTCTCTATGA